Proteins encoded together in one Hevea brasiliensis isolate MT/VB/25A 57/8 chromosome 16, ASM3005281v1, whole genome shotgun sequence window:
- the LOC131174682 gene encoding uncharacterized protein LOC131174682 produces MAQGQRSDGAGAGAGAGAGASASFVLSSDDDDDDGDGGEVGGGSIGGGSADHVVPVDASSSKGKGPTHEGECSYDSEANYGYGYGYGCGYGENIMHGGHSSSTSTSDYGYGYGYGHGQAHPNPYPYHYPPMYGNFSS; encoded by the exons ATGG CTCAAGGACAAAGAAGTGATGGTGCTGGTGCTGGTGCTGGTGCTGGTGCTGGTGCTTCAGCTTCTTTTGTAttatcaagtgatgatgatgatgatgatggtgatggtgGTGAAGTTGGGGGAGGATCGATAGGTGGAGGTAGTGCAG ATCATGTGGTTCCAGTGGATGCATCATCATCAAAAGGCAAAGGTCCTACACATGAGGGGGAGTGTTCTTATGATTCTGAAGCTAActatggatatggatatggatatggatgCGGATATGGTGAAAATATCATGCATGGTGGACACTCATCATCTACATCTACTAGTGAttatggatatggatatggatatggacATGGACAAGCGCACCCAAATCCATATCCATACCATTACCCTCCCATGTATGGAAATTTCTCATCATAA
- the LOC131174746 gene encoding G-type lectin S-receptor-like serine/threonine-protein kinase SD2-5, with translation MGISLTQSLLLCFLLLHYVHLPSAETFRYPTASLSTSWTNSPSLDGSVHFSDGSMVIPILVRARLGPSFACGFFCNGTCDSYLFAIFIVQTGGAYITSMSIVFPQVVWSANRNNPVRINSTLQLTSDGDFILKDSDGFIAWSTNTAGKSVAGLNLTDMGNLVLFDHNNATVWQSFDYPTDSLVPGQKLVAGQKLIPSISDTNWTELNLLSISVTDERAVASLESSPPQVYYEFKFYGRKKNREQTYVILQNGSFALFANSSKPSQPDVYRSIPEALSVQYIRFCPDGHLRVYEMDTDGWKQVADLLSTPNECFYPIVCGNYGICSNGQCRSPSTTYFKQINDTQPNLGFSETTPLSCEDSLNHSFIELNDTTYSPLLSDLKNVDLDPSKGKKKENLDLEKCKEACSKNCSCKAAIFKYGSDSARSYCYLPNQIFSLINNDRRGVHYNTTVYLKVQNASNTEARVPQQKRKSRSTIIWSSLGAFSGLFLVIGVIVLLVWKKRNADVDEEDYLDQVPGMPTRFSYKDLKALTENFSKVLGEGGFGSVFEGTLNDGTTKIAVKRLNGLGQVKKSFLAEVESIGRIHHVNLQRKKIILDIAKGLTYLHEDCTQKILHLDIKPQNILLDNTFNAKISDFGLSKLIDRDQSKVVTTMRGTPGYLAPEWLSSVITEKADVYSFGVVVLELLCGRRNVDRSQPEEQMHLIRHFEKKAEENQLSDLVDNCSEDMQLHKAEVVSMMKVAAWCLQKDYAMRPSMSMVVKVLEGVAEVEPNLNYNISNPSFTTTSTQVTQLLPFVLSGPR, from the exons ATGGGCATTTCCTTGACTCAATCCTTACtcctttgctttcttcttcttcattatgTTCACTTACCAAGTGCTGAAACTTTCCGTTACCCAACGGCGAGCCTCTCTACTTCATGGACAAATAGCCCCTCTCTTGACGGTTCTGTACATTTCTCAGATGGATCAATGGTGATACCCATCCTTGTCAGGGCAAGATTGGGTCCAAGCTTCGCTTGCGGTTTCTTCTGCAATGGAACCTGTGACTCTTATCTCTTTGCCATTTTCATTGTTCAAACCGGTGGTGCATATATAACCTCTATGAGTATTGTTTTTCCTCAGGTAGTTTGGTCTGCCAATAGAAACAATCCTGTTAGAATCAATTCTACCTTGCAGCTCACATCAGATGGAGATTTTATCTTAAAAGATTCTGATGGATTTATAGCTTGGTCCACGAATACTGCTGGCAAGTCTGTTGCAGGCTTAAACTTGACTGATATGGGCAATCTTGTGCTTTTTGATCATAATAATGCTACAGTTTGGCAATCTTTTGATTACCCAACTGATTCTTTGGTTCCAGGTCAAAAGTTGGTGGCAGGGCAGAAACTTATTCCCAGTATTTCTGATACAAATTGGACTGAACTAAATTTGCTTTCAATCTCTGTCACTGATGAACGAGCAGTTGCTTCGTTAGAGTCTAGTCCACCTCAAGTCTATTATGAATTCAAATTTTATGGCAGAAAAAAGAATAGGGAACAAACCTATGTCATCCTTCAGAATGGAAGCTTTGCTTTGTTCGCCAATTCTTCTAAGCCAAGTCAGCCAGATGTATACAGATCCATTCCCGAAGCCTTATCAGTACAGTATATTAGATTTTGTCCTGACGGACATTTGAGAGTTTACGAAATGGACACAGATGGGTGGAAACAAGTTGCAGATCTGCTTTCAACTCCGAATGAATGTTTCTACCCTATAGTTTGCGGGAACTATGGAATTTGCTCCAATGGGCAGTGCCGTTCTCCTTCAACAACTTATTTCAAGCAAATAAATGATACGCAGCCTAATCTTGGGTTTTCTGAAACTACTCCCTTGTCTTGTGAAGATTCTCTAAATCACAGTTTTATAGAGCTAAACGATACAACATATTCCCCCCTTCTCAGTGATCTTAAAAATGTGGATTTGGATCcatcaaaaggaaaaaaaaaggaaaatttggATTTGGAGAAGTGCAAGGAGGCTTGTTCAAAGAATTGCTCCTGCAAAGCGGCTATTTTTAAATATGGTTCTGATTCTGCCAGAAGTTATTGCTACTTGCCAAATCAGATATTTTCACTGATAAACAATGATAGGAGAGGAGTTCATTATAACACTACTGTGTATTTAAAGGTGCAAAATGCCTCAAATACGGAAGCAAGAGTTCCTCAGCAGAAAAGGAAAAGCAGGTCGACAATTATATGGTCCAGCCTCGGAGCATTTTCTGGTTTGTTTCTTGTGATTGGTGTCATAGTGTTATTAGTTTGGAAGAAAAGAAATGCTGATGTAGATGAGGAAGATTACTTGGATCAAGTACCAGGAATGCCCACTCGATTTTCCTACAAAGATTTAAAAGCTTTGACAGAGAACTTCTCCAAGGTTCTCGGTGAGGGAGGATTTGGTTCAGTTTTTGAAGGAACTCTAAATGATGGCACCACCAAAATTGCAGTGAAGCGTCTCAATGGTTTGGGCCAAGTCAAAAAATCATTCTTGGCTGAGGTTGAGTCAATTGGCAGAATCCACCATGTGAACTTG CAGAGAAAGAAGATCATCCTCGACATAGCAAAGGGACTTACATATCTTCATGAAGATTGCACACAAAAGATACTCCATTTAGACATCAAACCCCAAAACATTCTCTTAGACAACACGTTTAATGCGAAAATCTCTGATTTCGGGTTGTCTAAACTGATTGATCGAGACCAGAGTAAAGTTGTGACAACCATGAGAGGCACCCCAGGCTATTTGGCCCCAGAATGGCTGAGCTCAGTAATCACAGAAAAGGCAGACGTCTATAGCTTTGGGGTGGTTGTCCTAGAATTGTTGTGTGGAAGGAGAAATGTTGATCGCTCACAGCCAGAAGAACAGATGCATTTAATAAGACATTTTGAGAAGAAGGCAGAAGAGAATCAACTGTCTGATCTAGTTGATAATTGCAGTGAAGATATGCAGTTGCATAAAGCAGAAGTAGTGAGCATGATGAAGGTTGCTGCTTGGTGTTTGCAAAAGGATTATGCAATGAGGCCTTCCATGTCAATGGTGGTTAAAGTCTTGGAAGGTGTTGCAGAAGTTGAACCTAATCTAAACTACAACATTTCCAATCCATCATTCACAACAACATCAACGCAAGTTACTCAATTGTTGCCCTTTGTTCTATCTGGGCCAAGGTGA
- the LOC110663498 gene encoding two-pore potassium channel 3 isoform X2, with product MDDEPFLPKTLTIPEEDSQFPSGFNKNTRKLLHRSYSAPSVFTQARESSIPDSLDPRPTSKSTPMIVWQAFIGVILYVVIVVVIFLVSGRFKGTTTFKPVDALYFTVVTLCTIGFGDIVPDSAFTKLFTCVLILVGFGFIDILLNGLVTYICDRQEAVLLSVVDENRFKTYMIDRVKGRMRIRTKVCFALAAVIGCIAIGTIAAHFLENLNWVDSFYLSVTSVTTVGYGDFAFTTLTGRCFAIIWLLISTLAVARGFLYLAEFRIDKRNRVVAKWVLQKKITLEDLVAADLDNDGSISKSEFVIYKLKEMGKITEKEILQICNQFDSLDNSNCGKITLADLMEGG from the exons ATGGATGATGAGCCTTTCCTCCCAAAGACTTTAACAATACCAGAAGAAGATTCTCAATTCCCTTCTGG CTTCAACAAAAACACAAGAAAGCTTCTTCATCGCTCATATTCTGCTCCATCTGTATTCACTCAAGCCAGGGAGTCTTCAATACCTGATTCTTTAGATCCCAGGCCAACTTCTAAGTCTACTCCGATGATCGTCTGGCAAGCGTTCATCGGTGTCATCTTATATGTAGTTATTGTTGTAGTTATATTCCTGGTTAGTGGAAGATTCAAGGGAACTACTACATTCAAGCCGGTGGATGCGTTGTACTTCACTGTGGTTACACTGTGCACCATAGGATTTGGTGACATTGTGCCTGACTCCGCATTTACCAAGCTTTTTACTTGTGTTCTCATATTGGTTGGTTTTGGTTTTATAGACATTCTGCTAAATGGGTTGGTTACATACATTTGTGACAGGCAAGAAGCAGTTCTGTTGAGTGTTGTGGATGAGAATAGGTTCAAAACATACATGATTGATAGAGTTAAAGGGAGAATGAGAATTAGAACCAAAGTGTGCTTCGCCTTGGCAGCGGTCATTGGCTGCATTGCTATAGGAACAATTGCAGCACATTTCCTAGAGAATTTGAATTGGGTTGATAGTTTTTATCTTTCTGTCACTTCTGTGACAACAGTTGGTTATGGAGATTTCGCTTTCACCACTTTAACAGGAAGATGTTTTGCCATAATTTGGCTTTTGATCAGTACACTGGCCGTTGCGAGGGGATTTTTATACCTGGCGGAGTTCAGGATTGATAAGAGGAATCGTGTAGTTGCGAAATGGGTTCTTCAGAAAAAGATCACCCTTGAAGATTTGGTAGCTGCGGACCTGGATAATGATGGATCTATCAG CAAATCTGAATTTGTTATATACAAGCTTAAGGAGATGGGGAAAATAACAGAGAAAGAGATTCTTCAAATCTGCAACCAATTTGATTCATTAGATAATAGCAATTGTGGCAAGATCACTCTTGCGGATCTCATGGAAGGTGGCTGA
- the LOC110663498 gene encoding two-pore potassium channel 3 isoform X1 has translation MDDEPFLPKTLTIPEEDSQFPSGYFDLISTDVIIPIIKSTPNSSSYVNVLACSFNKNTRKLLHRSYSAPSVFTQARESSIPDSLDPRPTSKSTPMIVWQAFIGVILYVVIVVVIFLVSGRFKGTTTFKPVDALYFTVVTLCTIGFGDIVPDSAFTKLFTCVLILVGFGFIDILLNGLVTYICDRQEAVLLSVVDENRFKTYMIDRVKGRMRIRTKVCFALAAVIGCIAIGTIAAHFLENLNWVDSFYLSVTSVTTVGYGDFAFTTLTGRCFAIIWLLISTLAVARGFLYLAEFRIDKRNRVVAKWVLQKKITLEDLVAADLDNDGSISKSEFVIYKLKEMGKITEKEILQICNQFDSLDNSNCGKITLADLMEGG, from the exons ATGGATGATGAGCCTTTCCTCCCAAAGACTTTAACAATACCAGAAGAAGATTCTCAATTCCCTTCTGGGTACTTTGATCTCATCTCTACTGATGTCATTATCCCCATCATCAAGAGCACCCCAAATTCTTCTTCTTATGTAAATGTTCTTGCCTGCAGCTTCAACAAAAACACAAGAAAGCTTCTTCATCGCTCATATTCTGCTCCATCTGTATTCACTCAAGCCAGGGAGTCTTCAATACCTGATTCTTTAGATCCCAGGCCAACTTCTAAGTCTACTCCGATGATCGTCTGGCAAGCGTTCATCGGTGTCATCTTATATGTAGTTATTGTTGTAGTTATATTCCTGGTTAGTGGAAGATTCAAGGGAACTACTACATTCAAGCCGGTGGATGCGTTGTACTTCACTGTGGTTACACTGTGCACCATAGGATTTGGTGACATTGTGCCTGACTCCGCATTTACCAAGCTTTTTACTTGTGTTCTCATATTGGTTGGTTTTGGTTTTATAGACATTCTGCTAAATGGGTTGGTTACATACATTTGTGACAGGCAAGAAGCAGTTCTGTTGAGTGTTGTGGATGAGAATAGGTTCAAAACATACATGATTGATAGAGTTAAAGGGAGAATGAGAATTAGAACCAAAGTGTGCTTCGCCTTGGCAGCGGTCATTGGCTGCATTGCTATAGGAACAATTGCAGCACATTTCCTAGAGAATTTGAATTGGGTTGATAGTTTTTATCTTTCTGTCACTTCTGTGACAACAGTTGGTTATGGAGATTTCGCTTTCACCACTTTAACAGGAAGATGTTTTGCCATAATTTGGCTTTTGATCAGTACACTGGCCGTTGCGAGGGGATTTTTATACCTGGCGGAGTTCAGGATTGATAAGAGGAATCGTGTAGTTGCGAAATGGGTTCTTCAGAAAAAGATCACCCTTGAAGATTTGGTAGCTGCGGACCTGGATAATGATGGATCTATCAG CAAATCTGAATTTGTTATATACAAGCTTAAGGAGATGGGGAAAATAACAGAGAAAGAGATTCTTCAAATCTGCAACCAATTTGATTCATTAGATAATAGCAATTGTGGCAAGATCACTCTTGCGGATCTCATGGAAGGTGGCTGA
- the LOC110663423 gene encoding G-type lectin S-receptor-like serine/threonine-protein kinase SD2-5 yields the protein MGISLTQSILLSFLLLHCVHLPSAETLRYPTASLSTSWTKSPSLDHSVKFSDGSRVIPILVRARLGPSFACGFFCNGTCDSYLFAIFIVQTDGANITSKSIVFPQVVWSANRNNPVRISSTLQLTSDGDFILKDSDGIIAWSTNTAGKSVAGLNLTDLGNLVLFDHNNATVWQSFNHPTDSLVPGQKLVAGQKLIPSISATNWTQLNLLSFSVTDERAVASVESSPPQVYYEFKFYGRKKNREPTYVILQNGSFALFANSSKPSQPDVFRSIPKALSVQYIRFCPDGHLRVYELDTDRWKQVADLLSAPNECFYPIVCGNYGICSNGQCRSPSTTYFKQINDMLPNHGFSETTPLSCEASLNHGFIELNDTTYSPLLSDLKNVDLDPSKGEKRENVDLEKCKEACSKNCSCKAAIFKYGSDSARSYCYLPNQIFSLINNDRRGVHYNTTVYLKVQNASNTEARVPQQKRKSRSTIIRSSLGTFSGLFLVIGIIVLLVWKKRNADVDEDDYLDQVPGMPTRFSYKDLKALTENFSKVLGEGGFGSVFEGTLNDGTTKIAVKRLNGLGQVKKSFSAEVESIGRIHHVNLVRLLGFCADKSRRLLVYEFMSNGSLDKWIFHQTHEFTLVWQQRKKIILDIAKGLTYLHEDCTQKILHLDIKPQNILLDNTFNAKISDFGLSKLIDRDQSKVVTTMRGTPGYLAPEWLSSVITEKADVYSFGVVVLELLCGRRNVDRSQPEEQMHLIRLFEKKAEENQLSDLVDNCSEDMQLHKAEVVIMMKVAAWCLQKDYAMRPSMSMVVKVLEGVAEVEPNLNYSISNPSFTTTSTQVTQLLPFVLSGPR from the coding sequence ATGGGCATTTCCTTGACTCAATCCATACTCCTTAGCTTTCTTCTTCTCCATTGTGTTCACTTACCAAGTGCTGAAACTTTACGTTACCCAACGGCCAGCCTCTCTACTTCATGGACAAAAAGCCCCTCTCTTGACCATTCTGTAAAATTCTCAGATGGATCAAGGGTGATACCCATCCTTGTCAGGGCAAGATTGGGTCCAAGCTTCGCTTGCGGTTTCTTCTGCAATGGAACCTGTGACTCTTATCTCTTTGCCATTTTCATTGTTCAAACCGATGGTGCAAATATAACCTCTAAGAGTATTGTTTTTCCTCAAGTAGTTTGGTCTGCCAATAGAAACAATCCTGTTAGAATCAGTTCTACCTTGCAGCTCACATCAGATGGAGATTTTATCTTAAAAGATTCTGATGGAATTATAGCTTGGTCCACGAATACTGCTGGCAAGTCTGTTGCAGGCTTAAACTTGACTGATTTGGGCAATCTTGTGCTTTTTGATCACAATAATGCTACAGTTTGGCAATCTTTTAATCACCCAACTGATTCTTTGGTTCCAGGTCAAAAGTTGGTGGCAGGGCAGAAACTTATTCCTAGTATTTCTGCTACAAATTGGACTCAACTAAATTTGCTTTCATTTTCAGTCACTGATGAACGAGCAGTTGCTTCGGTAGAGTCTAGTCCACCTCAAGTCTATTATGAATTCAAATTTTATGGTAGAAAAAAGAATAGGGAACCAACCTATGTCATCCTTCAGAATGGAAGCTTTGCTTTGTTCGCCAATTCTTCTAAGCCAAGTCAGCCGGATGTATTTAGATCCATTCCCAAAGCCTTATCAGTACAGTATATTAGATTTTGTCCTGACGGACACTTGAGAGTTTACGAGTTGGACACGGATAGGTGGAAACAAGTTGCAGATCTGCTTTCAGCTCCGAATGAATGTTTCTACCCTATAGTTTGCGGGAACTATGGAATTTGCTCCAATGGGCAGTGCCGTTCTCCTTCAACAACTTATTTCAAGCAAATAAATGATATGCTGCCTAATCATGGGTTTTCTGAAACTACTCCCTTGTCTTGTGAAGCTTCTCTAAATCACGGTTTTATAGAGCTCAACGATACAACATATTCCCCCCTTCTCAGTGATCTTAAAAATGTGGATTTGGATCCATCAAAAGGAGAAAAAAGGGAAAATGTGGATTTGGAGAAGTGCAAGGAGGCTTGTTCAAAGAATTGCTCCTGCAAAGCGGCTATTTTTAAATATGGTTCTGATTCTGCCAGAAGTTATTGCTACTTGCCAAATCAGATATTTTCACTGATAAACAATGATAGGAGAGGAGTTCATTATAACACTACTGTATATTTAAAGGTGCAAAATGCCTCAAATACGGAAGCAAGAGTTCCTCAGCAGAAAAGGAAAAGCAGGTCGACAATTATACGGTCCAGCCTCGGAACATTTTCTGGGTTGTTTCTTGTGATTGGAATCATAGTGTTATTAGTTTGGAAGAAAAGAAATGCTGATGTAGATGAGGATGATTACTTGGATCAAGTACCAGGAATGCCCACTCGATTTTCCTACAAAGATTTAAAAGCTTTGACAGAGAACTTCTCCAAGGTTCTCGGTGAGGGAGGATTTGGTTCAGTTTTTGAAGGAACTCTAAATGATGGCACCACCAAAATTGCAGTGAAGCGTCTCAATGGTTTGGGCCAAGTCAAAAAATCATTCTCGGCTGAGGTTGAGTCAATTGGCAGAATCCACCATGTGAACTTGGTAAGGCTGCTTGGTTTTTGTGCTGATAAATCCCGCAGGCTTCTTGTTTATGAGTTCATGTCTAATGGCTCCTTGGACAAATGGATCTTCCATCAAACCCATGAGTTTACTCTTGTATGGCAGCAGAGAAAGAAGATCATCCTCGACATAGCAAAGGGACTTACATATCTTCATGAAGATTGCACACAAAAGATACTCCATTTAGACATCAAACCCCAAAACATTCTCTTAGACAACACGTTTAATGCGAAAATCTCTGATTTCGGGTTGTCTAAACTGATTGATCGAGACCAGAGTAAAGTTGTGACAACCATGAGAGGCACTCCAGGCTATTTGGCCCCAGAATGGCTGAGCTCAGTAATCACAGAAAAGGCAGACGTCTATAGCTTTGGGGTGGTTGTCCTAGAATTGTTGTGTGGAAGGAGAAATGTTGATCGCTCACAGCCAGAAGAACAGATGCATTTAATAAGACTTTTTGAGAAGAAGGCAGAAGAGAATCAACTGTCTGATCTAGTTGATAATTGCAGTGAAGATATGCAGTTGCATAAAGCAGAAGTAGTGATCATGATGAAGGTTGCTGCTTGGTGTTTGCAAAAGGATTATGCAATGAGGCCTTCCATGTCAATGGTGGTTAAAGTCTTGGAAGGTGTTGCAGAAGTTGAACCTAATCTAAACTACAGCATTTCCAATCCATCATTCACAACAACATCAACGCAAGTTACTCAATTGTTGCCCTTTGTTCTATCTGGGCCAAGGTGA